In a genomic window of Meleagris gallopavo isolate NT-WF06-2002-E0010 breed Aviagen turkey brand Nicholas breeding stock chromosome 1, Turkey_5.1, whole genome shotgun sequence:
- the XK gene encoding membrane transport protein XK, with the protein MPKDGYSEEVEKEVGQAEGKLCTHRSAFSRASVIQAFLGSAPQLTLQLYICVLQQEITAARSVFMVLSLLSIVYGALRCNILAIKIKYDDYDVSVKPAAYLCIFMWRSFEIATRVTVLVLFSSVLQIWTLPVVLVNFFGFFFYPWILFWQSKSPFPENIEKALSRVGTTIVLCLLTFLYAGINMFCWSAVQVKLNDPDLINKSQNWYRLTVYYMLRFIENAFLLLMWYIYKTDIYLYVCAPLLVLQLLIAYCMAILFMLVFYQFCHPCKKLFSSSITEGLLSCFMFCFLCKSPKSSSLTDKADLKSSENADESQSSNKTIDSPNGNPHQSVSSNA; encoded by the exons ATGCCCAAGGATGGGTACTCAGAAGAAGTTGAGAAGGAAGTGGGCCAGGCTGAAGGCAAGCTGTGTACCCACAGGTCTGCATTCAGCAGGGCCTCTGTGATCCAGGCATTCCTTGGCTCAGCGCCACAGCTCACACTCCAGCTCTACATCTGCGTCCTGCAGCAGGAGATCACGGCTGCCAGAA GTGTTTTTATGGTCCTTTCTCTTCTGTCAATTGTATATGGCGCCTTACGCTGCAACATCTTGGCTATTAAGATTAAATACGATGATTATGATGTCAGTGTGAAACCAGCTGCCTACCTCTGCATATTCATGTGGAGAAGCTTTGAGATTGCTACACGCGTTACGGTGTTGGTCCTTTTCAGCTCAGTCCTTCAGATCTGGACTCTCCCTGTTGTGCTAGTGAATTTctttggttttttcttttatccatGGATTCTCTTCTGGCAAAGCAAGTCCCCATTTCCTGAGAACATAGAGAAGGCACTGAGCAGGGTTGGCACTACTATTGTCTTGTGCCTTCTTACCTTCTTGTATGCAGGCATTAATATGTTCTGCTGGTCGGCAGTGCAGGTGAAGCTCAATGATCCTGACTTAATTAACAAATCCCAAAATTGGTACCGATTGACTGTGTATTATATGCTGAGATTCATCGAGAATGCATTCCTCCTGCTGATGTGGTACATCTATAAAACCGATATCTACTTATATGTCTGCGCCCCGTTGTTGGTCTTGCAGCTCCTGATAGCTTACTGTATGGCTATCCTCTTCATGTTGGTGTTCTACCAATTCTGCCACCCATGCAAAAAACTGTTCTCATCCAGCATTACCGAAGGTTTGCTGTCCTGTTTcatgttctgctttctttgcaaGTCTCCCAAATCCTCCAGCTTGACAGACAAAGCGGATTTGAAATCATCTGAAAATGCTGATGAATCACAGAGCAGTAACAAGACAATAGATTCTCCGAATGGGAATCCTCATCAAAGTGTTTCTTCCAATGCCTAG